The nucleotide sequence CCACAACTCTCTGTCCGGAACCCAAATCAAAATTGGCATCACATTTGTCAATAATATTTACAAACTGTCTGATTTGTTCCACGTCACGAAATCTCACATTCACCTGCTGCATAAGTATTCCTCCCTGAATCTCCTATTCTGGTTTTGCTAAGAATTTTTCTGATACATTTTCCGGAAATTATGTTATCGGTTTCATGCCGGTACTATAATACTATCCCATAATTTTTTTGTAAATGGTCAGTTTCAACAATTCTTTTATACTTTTTTGTGTAAAATAGTGAAATCGTTTTCGTGTTCAGGAATAAACTTCCCCGCAGCAGGGAATATTCAGCAAAATCCTGGTGGTAAACTCTCCTTTCTGCACCTCAAAATCTGTTTCACCGTCATAACGGGAAGCTGTTTTAATAATACTGGGCACCCCCAGCCCGGCGCCTTTCTTCGATTTGGGCAGCCCTTTATGAAAATTCACATTTTCGGCACTTGTATTGGAAAAACGGATGACAATTTTATTTCCTTTCTGAGCAATATAAATATTGATTTCC is from Lachnospiraceae bacterium JLR.KK002 and encodes:
- a CDS encoding HPr family phosphocarrier protein; this encodes MQQVNVRFRDVEQIRQFVNIIDKCDANFDLGSGQRVVDAKSILGVMALDFSGPLCLKYDSEDSAIREKIMSFIC